The region TCTAGATATCCGCGAGGGGGCGGAGGGACAAACCCAACATCAAAAcctgattaataataataatacccaaTAGGTTAGGCCTAAGCGTTAATAGTGAAACTACTTCAAGGTCAAGCTTGAAGAAGTTATACAAAACGTTGCAAAAGTTGTTGCGTATCAGGTGGAACTGGTCTTAATGTCAAACTATTACTGTATAAACATGTCAGGAGGAGATTGGGTACACTTACGCAAGTTCAAAAAGTGTAGCAAATATTTCTAATGACTGacagtgaatttaaaaaaaaaaacacgaaaaaAAGCTCAAATGATTCCTATCCCAAGTCCTATTGCAGTCGTGTGGTTTATCTTTTCTTTTGTCCGATGGACTGCCAaaaacccccacacacacaccatccctTCTGAGAATGACGCACGTGTCACTTCACACAACTGCAAACACAACATTTAAAGCAAACTTATGACTTTGGAGAGATGCCCTCTTCCATGATCCACACTGCTCTTCACTGTACTGGGCAGAAATGTGCATGACACATGGGTAAGTGATTTGCTGACACGATTATTGTAAATCAAGCGGCCCTTGTTGGCCACAGGGTTACACAATAGACACACCTCTGTTATGGAACAACGAACACACATGAATTTGATCGATTCGATGCGGTGAGAACCTGAAATCCAATGTTGTGCTATTCATTCACAACCATCACCTCATGTTGCATAGTCCCATATTGTAAAAATCCGTACCAAATTGTGGACGCCGAAAACAATCCTATTTGTTGAATGGCCAGATTACTAATCCATTGAAAAATCACAAGTAGTCTAATTGGCATCTTGATATTGCCACACCTATGAGGCAGATGGATCATCTCTAATATAGATACATCTCCATTAGAATTCTTTGCAGAATAAAAGAGCCCAGACTGCATAAACCATTACCATATTCTGCGTGAAAATGACAGTTAAGACAACATTTCTCTTTTAGCTGAACATATTTTTATtagatatggggggggggggccttggCCACCTGATTTGTGTTTCATTTTCAGGTTGATTCCTCCCCAGTCCTTCACACATTTGCAAATGCAATGGATAGATTATCGTCTCTCCCGAGGCCACAATACAATACACACAAAGCTTTTAAATAAACTGAACTTAAACCAAATGGGTGATTATAGCACAGTAATAAATTTAAATCATTTTCAGTATTGTGAGAGAATACTACATTTAAATCACTAGATTTAAATCATTTGCAGTATTGTGAGAAAATACTAGGCAATTTTGTCAATGATACTGCACATGGCAGCATCTTTGTCCCACATTTTGCCCTTTTTTATGGCAGGCGTAATCTTGTTCTGGTGACCTGCCGCCAAACAACTTGCAGCCGCTGCTTCCTCTACATCTATGGGTTCTATTTTCAGCCTTGGAGGCAGCACAGAAGGCCCGACACCACTCCCGACAAGCAGAGTCCTTGCTCCATCCCCAGCAATGTCGGTGCCTTCCAACTGCGGTAAGTCATCGGGCAAAGAGGCAAGGCACCCCTGGATCAACTCCACTACCCGCTCCAGGTGCTTTTGGAATCTCTCTGCTGTGTCCAGTCTCTGTCGTTTCTGAACCTCCATCATCACTCGCAAAGTCTCCCGGGCTTGATGTGGCCTATATTCATTGATCAGGTGGTGCATGTGAACAAACAAAAGTTTCAGGTCCTCCAGCTTTTCTTCTCGCTTTATACTGCCAGGGCTCTTGATGAGGATGTCCAGAAGGTCCAGAAAGTTCACCAGGATGGACATATTTAGCTTCTTGAGCTCACGTTTGTGGTCAAATTGCACAGGATGAAGCCTCTCGATGCCTTGGGTCTCTAGAGGCCGAATGATCAGGTCGTCGCACTGAAACTGGTTGCCAAACATCATGTAGCTGTCTCTGATGGGTGGTGGTGGTTTGGGAGCAAAACCCTTGCTGACATTTTCGTCTGTGTACTCTTTGATATACTGCATTGGTGGAGGAGGCAGGGCGCTAACCTGCTGTGGTTCACCCATGATGATGGTCTGCAACAATAATAAGAATGGCTCTTGTAAACAGAAAAGTGGTGTCATGTAGGAAAATAAACATATGATTAAGAGAAATAAAGTAACAACGTCAACCTTGAAGGCAATACCTGCCTTTCACGGCAAGGAAAAGGAAAGCGCATTGGGGCTGATGCCTGTTTATCTTATCTAAGCACACACAGGTTACGGCATTTGTTTGATGGAACAACGCAACATGACGTCATGTTTGATTACACTCACAGGGTTACGGCATTTACTTTGCATTAGTCGGTGAACTCACATTTATTAACAACCAAAAGACAATAACCGTGAGGACCTAGTGAGGCCGAAATGAAAAGCACATgcactcactcgctcgctggctgtctgtctgtctgtctcactTGTTCCCAAACTCGCAAGTGAGTGATATGTTTGAGAACTCAGAAATGACTCGATACTTTTAAATTAGACATACTAGTGAATCAAAGCAAAACGTTTGAGATAAATGAAAATTACAGAGCAGAAAATTTAAGGGCTTATTTTAGTTTTCTTCAGCAGTCCCATTTTGTAATCTTACTCCTCTGAATTAACTACCTTTGAAACACAAAAAAGGCTTGATGCCTGAGAAGAGCAAACTATGTTTAGTGTTTCCTTTCGTATTCATAGACAGCTTAATTATTATATTCATGGTAGAATTAGGCATAGTAGTGTATAGTTTGGGGGTTTCAAAGTGCACTAAACATTTTCAGCTAGAAATGTTGAGGCCTTGTAAAGCCAGGAAATATGTACCCTGACTCAtgtataactagaattttgcaatttctggagaaattgcgtgtgaaggcgaaatgtatgaataactttttcggggaatgctgccgaacgatgttgaaacgtgttgaattacttgagaaatgtagaatatttggagaatttgtggtgaatttcaaaataaaagatgtgaagtttttggtaagttgtggaataggtagaaaaatgatgaacagttgaaagttggaatgggttgaatcggttgaaaaatgtagaaatgagaagggaaaaaggaattgggtgtgaatttcaaaataaaagatgtgaaggttttgggaagttgtggaataggtcgaaaaatgatgaacagttgaaagttggaatgggttgaatcggttgaaaaatgtagaaatgagaagggaaaagggaattgggtgtgaatttcaaaataaaagatgtgaagtttttggtaagtgggaagttgtggaataggtagaaaaatgatgaacagttgaaagttggaatgggttgaatcggttgaaaaatgtagaaatgagaagggaaaagggaattgggtgtgaatttcaaaataaaagatgtgaagtttttggtaagtgggaagttgtggaataggtagaaaaatgatgaacagttgaaagttggaatgggttgaatcggttgaaaaatgtagaaatgagaagggaaaagggaattgagtgtgaatttcaaaataaaagatgtgaagtttttggtaagtgggaagttgtggaataggtagaaaaatgatgaacagttgaaagttggaatggcttgaatcggttgaaaaatgtagaaatgagaagggaaaagggaattgggtgtgaatttcaaaataaaagatgtgaaaatttttggtaagtgggaagttgtggaataggtagaaaaatgatgaacagttgaaagttggaatgggttgaatcggttgaaaaatgtagaaatgagaagggaaaagggaattgggtgtgaatttcaaaataaaagatgtgaagtttttggtaagtgggaagttgtggaataggtagaaaaatgatgaacagttgaaagttggaatgggttgaatcggttgaaaaatgtagaaatgagaagggaaaagggaattgagtgtgaatttcaaaataaaagatgtgaagtttttggtaagtgggaagttgtggaataggtagaaaaatgatgaacagttgaaagttggaatgggttgaatcggttgaaaaatgtagaaatgagaagggaaaagggaattgggtgtgaatttcaaaataaaagatgtgaagtttttggtaagtgggaagttgtggaataggtagaaaaatgatgaacagttgaaagttggaatgggttgaatcggttgaaaaatgtagaaatgagaagggaaaaaggaattgggtgtgaatttcaaaataaaagatgtgaagtatttgggaagttgtggaataggtagaaaaatgatgaacagtagaaagttggaatgggttgaatcggttgaaaaatgtagaaattagagtacaaaaacggaatttgagagaattttggttgaatttcaaaataaaagatgtgaagtttttggtaagtgggaagttgtggaataggtagaaaaatgatgaacagttgaaagttggaatgggttgaatcggttgaaaaatgtagaaatgagaagggaaaaggaaattgggtgtgaatttcaaaataaaagatgtgaagtttttggttagtgggaagttgtggaataggtagaaaaatgatgaacagttgaaagttagaatgggttgaatcggttgaaaaatgtagaaatgagaagggaaaaggaattgggtgtgaatttcaaaataaaagatgtgaagcttttggtaagtgggaagttgtggaatcggtagaaaagtaatgaacagttgaaagttggaatgggttgaatcggttgaaaaatgtagaaattagagtggaaaaacgaaattttagagaattttggttgaatttcaaaataaaagatgtgaagtttttgggaagtgggacgttgtggaataggtaggcaaaagatgaacagttgaaagttggaacgagttgaatcggttgaaaaatgtagaagttagagctgaaaaacgaaattttgtgaaaatttgtcggaatttttaacgtgaaaacgtgaaatttttgaatttgggaattttgggaatgtcgagaatccttccgaatgtgattagaatgtgctgaatgatgtgaatttcaaattggaacgacgtaaacgtgaaatgtcgaatgtgccattaagaatgaatggggaaaaatttgtcggaatttggggaattttgcggaatcggaaaatgttcggaatgagaaaaatacaagccaccctttcctgaatatttggaatacgtgaaaagtggaatggagtgaatcgggtgaattttgtgaaagaagaagcgggacaaaaaagtgaggagaataaaatataataataataataactagaattttgcaatttctggagaaattgcgtgtgaaggcgaaatgtatgaataactttttcggggaatgctgccgaacgatgttgaaacgtgttgaattacttgagaaatgtagaatatttggagaatttgtggtgaatttcaaaattgaaagtttggaatatttggtaagtgggaagttgtggaataggtaggcagaagatgaacagctgaaagttggaatgggttgaatcggttgaaaaatgtagaaattagagtagaaaaacgaaattttggagaatttggttgaatttcgaatttggaatttttggtaagtgggaagttgtggaataggcaggcaaaagatgtacagttgaaagttggaacgggttgaatcagttgaaaaatatagaagttagagcaaatgttgaatccccatagagaatgaatgggaaaataaaaaaagcaattgcgccaaaatctttctaaatttggaaaaaaaacaaaaaacggcctcaagaggttcacttttggggtaaaaatgttgaaacgggttaaatcggacaaaaaacgaaaaagttagcaattgtagctatttggggcacttagtgttgaaataaggtcacttccggtttgattcgggtcatttccggtctaatttgggtcacttccggtttatttgggtcacttccggtttaaaacaggtcacttccggtttagctgaggtcacttctggtttatttggggtcacttccggtctaaaaaggtcacttccggttcatttgtggtcacttccggtttgatttggggtcacttccggtttaccagaggtcacttccggtctatttggggtcacttccggtctatttggggtcacttccggtttatttgggtcacttccggtttaatttgggtcacttccggttcgtctgaggtcacttccggtttattaggggtcatttccggtctaaaaaggtcacttccggtacatttggggtcacttccggtttgatttggggtcacttccggtttacctgaggtcacttccggtctatttggggtcactttcggtttgatttggggcacttccggttcattctgggttcattggtggcacttcagggtcatccaagatggccgccacactggaattgggggtcaagggttgaattgtgtaagcatagtggaagtgggggtgaatgggagtgaatgtggtaagcataagatgaataaagggaataaatgtggaatgggttgaatcggtcgaaaaatgtagaaattag is a window of Syngnathus typhle isolate RoL2023-S1 ecotype Sweden linkage group LG1, RoL_Styp_1.0, whole genome shotgun sequence DNA encoding:
- the med7 gene encoding mediator of RNA polymerase II transcription subunit 7; the encoded protein is MGEPQQVSALPPPPMQYIKEYTDENVSKGFAPKPPPPIRDSYMMFGNQFQCDDLIIRPLETQGIERLHPVQFDHKRELKKLNMSILVNFLDLLDILIKSPGSIKREEKLEDLKLLFVHMHHLINEYRPHQARETLRVMMEVQKRQRLDTAERFQKHLERVVELIQGCLASLPDDLPQLEGTDIAGDGARTLLVGSGVGPSVLPPRLKIEPIDVEEAAAASCLAAGHQNKITPAIKKGKMWDKDAAMCSIIDKIA